Genomic window (Vulpes lagopus strain Blue_001 chromosome 6, ASM1834538v1, whole genome shotgun sequence):
TTTCTCCCTTGAATTTATACCTGTCCCTCCCCAAGTAGGAGGCTCCACTCAGTAAATTGACTTTCTCTAAAAGAACTATATTCTGGAGGTAAGTTGCTGAAAATGTAGTCTTCCTTGCAATCCAGTGCCAGTTTTGAGTCAAATATGGTCTTTCCAGTCTCTTGCCATAGACCCTGGATTTAGGTCAGCCACAAAGCATTATCGTATACTTTGCCAATAAGACACTGTATTTACTTAAATGAGATCTAGAAATATAATAGCCCCATGAATTTTAATAGTGCTGAAATGCCTATTCATTTGAAAGTATTAAAGCTTATCAAAAAAGTTTTAGTGTTTACCCTTCTGTGGAGAATGGTGAGTTATAAACATTTGAACAGTTTTGAGATTGTTTGATTTTTGAACCACTTATTCCTTCCTATATGccctcatccccctcccccaacatgcTGGGAGAAGTATATCTTGCGTTTGTAACTAAACTAATTATAAGTAATTTTGTTTTGAGGCAACTCTCTGGGGTTATGCCATGTCGGGATTGAAAGTCACTCCCCGCCCCCCTGGCAGGCTCTGAAAATCACCTGGAGGATTGTGTAAAGGAGGAGGTCTTACCTTTCTAAGTGTATGAAGGAGGTTTTGCTCGGGCCTTGGGAAGTCATCACAGATGATGGACTCCTATAATTAAGACTTCTTATAAGGTTTCCCTCGCCTTTCTCTGACTCCCATCTCTGAATTTCTCTCATTCAGCTTTGTGTTTAGCTTTCTCACTACAAACAAATTGTCTCTAGTAGTTGAGATTCCAGGAAGATTGCCAGGGAATAGACCTTCAATTCCATAAAAAGGCAAGATATTAACTAAAAACATATACACGTGCACAGAAAGTCTCCCTTACCCGGTTCACATGCCTGGTCTCTTACTTAGTTCTTCCGCTTCTCACAAAGAGCCCCAAGAGACACAAAACTGCAGTCTCTCTCACTCCTCCTTTCCCACCTCTCATTTCTTGGCACACGTAGAATGTCATTTGCAGCATGTAGCAAATCACATTAATGTGTTTGTTGCCTGTACCCAAAGGCCACACGGCTTCCTTTGTGCTCCCTGTTCCTCCCCTTGCAAGTCTGGGTGATTAATTAGAGGCACATAGGTTACAGTGTTGGGCAATTACTCCTAGTGACAAAACACAAGGAGGCCGAGTGAGGCCCAAATATGGCCCTTTCACCCACCCTTCCAAAAACCAAACATCTTACACAAGAGTACGTTTATAAGCCAGGTCCTATGCCTATAAACTACCAAATGGTAACGGCTCAGTGATGCTGActtctttgtctccctttcttCTAGCTCTTCTACCAGTGACCTCTCCAACTTTGATCATGCTTATCTGAGGCAAAGCCCTGACCACTGCAGCTCCCAGGGGAGCATGGAGAGCCTGGAGCCCAGTGGGGGATACCCACCCTGCCATCTTCTTTCCCCTGCCAAGTCCACCAGCAGCAttgaccagctgagccacctccACAACAAGAGAGATTCAGCATACAGCTCTTTCTCCACCAGTTCTAGCATCCTAGAGTATCCACCCCCTGGCATCTCTAGCCGGGAGCGTTCAGCCTCCATGGACACCACTTCTGCTCGGGGTGGCCTTCTAGAAGGGATGAAGCAGGCAGATATTCGCTATGTCAAGACAGTCTATGATCCCCGCAGGGGAGTCTCAGCAGAGTATGAGGTGAACTCTTCAGCCCTGCTTCTCCAAGGTAGGGAAGCCCGAGCCTCAGCAGATGGTCAGGGCTATGATAAATGGCATAATGTTCCTCGGGGCAAGGGAGTGCCACCTCCATCCTGGAGCCAGCAGTGCCCCAGTTCCTTGGACACTGCCACTCCCAACCTGCCTCCTAAAGTGGgtgtgcccctgcccccagctcgaAGCGACAGTTATGCAGCCTTTCGGCAGCGAGAACGGCCCAGCTCTTGGTCCAGCCTTGATCAGAAGCGCTTCTGCCGGCCTCAGCCAAATTCTGCCGGCTCCCTGAAATCTCCTCTCATAGAGGAACAGCTGCATCCTGTGCTAGAGAGGAGTCCAGAGAACAGCCCCCCAGTGAAGCCCAAGTATAATTACACCCAGAAGGCCCAGCCTGGCCAACCTCTGCTGCCGACTGGCATCTACCCGGTACCTTCTCTGGAGCCACACtttgcccaggtgccccagcctttTGTGAGTAGTAATGGCACGCTCTACCCAGCACTGGCCAAGGAGACTGGGTATACAACTCCTCATGGAGCTTGTGATGAGACTGCTACCTTTGATGAGAATGGGAACCAAGATGGATCTACCAGGCCTGGGTTTGCCTTCTCCGTGCCTCTAGAACATGATTCAGTGTCCCCGGTGGAGAGGAAACCTGAAAGCTCAGCCAAATGTGTCCCCTACAAAGTCCATTTCCCTTCAGTACCTGAAAATGAGGAGGATACCTCCCTGGAGAGACAGCTCACACCTCTCCAAGGCAACAGCCCACATCCcaatgagagaaagagcacccACAGCAACAAACCATATTCTCATTACCACAGCCTCAAATGCCCTCAGGCCTGGCTAGTGGGCGAAGACAAAAGATCTTCCGGGACCTCAGAGCTTTGGGATGGTGATTTACATGAAGACCACAACGCCAACCTGCAGCAGAGGCTAGAGAGAGAAAGCCTAGGCCAGAGCCTGCCGAACAACTGTGGCAGGACCAAGTCAGCCTTTTCCTCCCTCCAAAATATCCCTGAGAGCCTAAGAAGGCAAAGCAGCTTGGAGCTAGGAGGAGGAGCCCAGGAGGGCTACCTGGATGGCCGGTCTACCTCTGTAATCAACAGCAAGGTGGAAGACTCTGGCAGGAGAGCTCTTCCTGTTTACAGGAGGCATCTGGACAGGCCAGTTTCCTATCCAAGGCCCGAGGCAAGAACCAGTGCCTTGGCCTCTTTCCCCAGTTCAGACTCAAGACACAAGgaccctccctcctcaccccaccaaCAGATATCCAGTCTGGGCAGGAGGTGGCTCAGCTCCAGCAGCACCTCAGCTCTGCCAGGCTTTCAGCATGGGAAACCCCACTGCTCGGTGCTGCAGAAGGTTTCCGAGATCGAGCAGCGAGAGCAAGGAAGCCAGAGACCCCGGAGCCTGAGCTCTAGTTACGGGCATAACTACAGGCCCAACAGGACGCTTCCAGCTTCGAATACTTTGGGGAATGACTTTGAGGACACAAAAGCCAATATCCATCTTTCTGAAGCCACTGAACTCCTAGGCAATGGGGAGCAGCACTCCAAAAATGAGCCAAAGCTGGAAGAGGCTTCCTGGCAGCCACATGGCCAACAGTTGAGGAGGGGCGCGGATGTTGGCCATGGCCCCCGGCTTCCAGGCAGCGAGCCCCCGAGGCGGGACGCCCCCCTGCTCCGCAGCCAGAGCACCTTTCAGCTCTCCAGCGAGGCGGACGACGAGCCCGCGTGGCCAGAGGCCAGGCCCCGCACACCCGAGTCGCCCGTGCTGGACGCCCCCTTCAGCCGCGCCTACCGCAACAGCATCAAGGATGCGCAGTCCCGCGTCCTGGGGGCCACCTCCTTTCGGCGCCGGGACCTCGAGCTGGGGACGCCTGCAACCTCGAGAGCCTGGCGCCCGCGGCCCGCCTCAGCTCACGTGGGGCCGTGGAGCCCGGAGGCCGCGGCTTGggcctccccccacaccccccgcgAGCGGCACAGCGTGACCCCTGCTGACCGCGACCCCGCCCGCCCCGCACCGCCTGCGCCCCGGAGGGGCCCGCGCCGCCGCCTGACCTCGGCGCAGAAGCAGCGCTCCTACTCCGAGCCCGAGAAGATGAACGAGGTGGGGGTCTCGGAGGAGGCGGGGCAGGCGCCCTCGAGCCCGCGGAGGAAGGGGCTGTGCCCCGCCGAGAGCCCCGGGGCGGGCCGGCGCCGCACCTTGGAGCGCAGCGGCAAGGCGTGCTGCGCGCTCGGCCTGTCGGGCCCGGAGCTCAGGCAGTTCCAGCAGAGCGCGCTGGCCGACTACGTCCAGCGCAAGACCGGTAAGCGgcctgccccggccccgggccgCGGCCTCCAGGACCccccgctgccgccgccgcggGAGCGCGCCCAGAGCGCCTACCCGaggcccggccccgcggcccccgacGGCCCCAGCCTCGCCTCGGCGCCCAGCCCCTGCGCGCTGCGGGAACCCAGCGGGCAGCCGCGCAGGGAGGCCGCCCTCCCGCCGGCCGCAGcagcagggggtgcaggggaggcccCGCGGGCGCCCAGAGACCGCAGCAGCTCCTTCGCTGGAGGCCGCCTCCAGTGGGAAGGGCAACGTGGGGACCCAGCCCCAAGGGAGCTGCTCGGAGGCGCCAACTATGGACCGAAGTGCGCCCAGACGGTGGACAGGACCCCTGGGGAGCCCTCC
Coding sequences:
- the SHROOM3 gene encoding protein Shroom3 isoform X4; translation: MMQITPGTIGSPWPQRYHSSSSTSDLSNFDHAYLRQSPDHCSSQGSMESLEPSGGYPPCHLLSPAKSTSSIDQLSHLHNKRDSAYSSFSTSSSILEYPPPGISSRERSASMDTTSARGGLLEGMKQADIRYVKTVYDPRRGVSAEYEVNSSALLLQGREARASADGQGYDKWHNVPRGKGVPPPSWSQQCPSSLDTATPNLPPKVGVPLPPARSDSYAAFRQRERPSSWSSLDQKRFCRPQPNSAGSLKSPLIEEQLHPVLERSPENSPPVKPKYNYTQKAQPGQPLLPTGIYPVPSLEPHFAQVPQPFVSSNGTLYPALAKETGYTTPHGACDETATFDENGNQDGSTRPGFAFSVPLEHDSVSPVERKPESSAKCVPYKVHFPSVPENEEDTSLERQLTPLQGNSPHPNERKSTHSNKPYSHYHSLKCPQAWLVGEDKRSSGTSELWDGDLHEDHNANLQQRLERESLGQSLPNNCGRTKSAFSSLQNIPESLRRQSSLELGGGAQEGYLDGRSTSVINSKVEDSGRRALPVYRRHLDRPVSYPRPEARTSALASFPSSDSRHKDPPSSPHQQISSLGRRWLSSSSTSALPGFQHGKPHCSVLQKVSEIEQREQGSQRPRSLSSSYGHNYRPNRTLPASNTLGNDFEDTKANIHLSEATELLGNGEQHSKNEPKLEEASWQPHGQQLRRGADVGHGPRLPGSEPPRRDAPLLRSQSTFQLSSEADDEPAWPEARPRTPESPVLDAPFSRAYRNSIKDAQSRVLGATSFRRRDLELGTPATSRAWRPRPASAHVGPWSPEAAAWASPHTPRERHSVTPADRDPARPAPPAPRRGPRRRLTSAQKQRSYSEPEKMNEVGVSEEAGQAPSSPRRKGLCPAESPGAGRRRTLERSGKACCALGLSGPELRQFQQSALADYVQRKTGKRPAPAPGRGLQDPPLPPPRERAQSAYPRPGPAAPDGPSLASAPSPCALREPSGQPRREAALPPAAAAGGAGEAPRAPRDRSSSFAGGRLQWEGQRGDPAPRELLGGANYGPKCAQTVDRTPGEPSSWGAAARRTGKSKSAEDLLERSDVLVVPIHVRSRSSPTADKKHQDMVLGENNSFDLVKDACYLAGPASGSLSCSERGHEDMPLLKQHPSPHWRGSGCKAVGGTSVPSECPGPLDPQQQVSKTMPCPRLLAPGMQGHLTDTRAVPLTPLSSALPSPVPSSSQAATDQLLGRDSQTGQQPLLSPAGTHRSNGHSLVQPASPRSHEPNSPEHGIEEATRMRVLLSQRPALPWVKRAHTVREDSLPEGSSSPEFANLKHYKTQQAHSSSSSTLEDTPLGTPSTPGRISLRISESVLQASLPPREDYDDEVFVKDLYPNATSSLTLELPPPPPPPLSQDTPVNSSDDFPPPPPQAMYEAELDSEDYKEPHTSSSSKVAKVTVAKERPIPGIVHLAGSQIPASRSQTSVRDSETNGTSPPSAMGALPQLAGALGQEPSPGQPPPIHDPDCGTQGLEKNVSSGPQKTSEDIRTEALAKEIVHQDKSLADILDPDSKMKTTMDLMEGLFPRNVNLLKENSIKRKAMQRTINCAGYEGKRSEDKEAMGMLVNCPAYYNVSAPKAELLNKIKDMPEELNEEEEQVDVNEKKAELIGSLTHKLETLQEAKGSLLMDIKLNNALGEEVEALISEFCKPNEFDKYKMFIGDLDKVVNLLLSLSGRLARVENVLSGLGEDASNEERSSLNEKKKVLAGQHEDARELKENLDRRERVVLDILANYLSEEQLQDYQHFVKMKSTLLIEQRKLDDKIKLGQEQVKCLLESLPSDFIPKAGALALPPDLESEMASAGRCTLSGVFPTLTSPL
- the SHROOM3 gene encoding protein Shroom3 isoform X2, which produces MVSKSLFLFPLGCPPLPYQSCCWPVSDMVLSKGGCLALMFPRLGTQNSRRQQNADACGDLGPAGTDTSDSCPEDLASDPQHRKAAWLGGVKLRPKNRRSDPAGRLHSWHLTKFEENQPDVSMMQITPGTIGSPWPQRYHSSSSTSDLSNFDHAYLRQSPDHCSSQGSMESLEPSGGYPPCHLLSPAKSTSSIDQLSHLHNKRDSAYSSFSTSSSILEYPPPGISSRERSASMDTTSARGGLLEGMKQADIRYVKTVYDPRRGVSAEYEVNSSALLLQGREARASADGQGYDKWHNVPRGKGVPPPSWSQQCPSSLDTATPNLPPKVGVPLPPARSDSYAAFRQRERPSSWSSLDQKRFCRPQPNSAGSLKSPLIEEQLHPVLERSPENSPPVKPKYNYTQKAQPGQPLLPTGIYPVPSLEPHFAQVPQPFVSSNGTLYPALAKETGYTTPHGACDETATFDENGNQDGSTRPGFAFSVPLEHDSVSPVERKPESSAKCVPYKVHFPSVPENEEDTSLERQLTPLQGNSPHPNERKSTHSNKPYSHYHSLKCPQAWLVGEDKRSSGTSELWDGDLHEDHNANLQQRLERESLGQSLPNNCGRTKSAFSSLQNIPESLRRQSSLELGGGAQEGYLDGRSTSVINSKVEDSGRRALPVYRRHLDRPVSYPRPEARTSALASFPSSDSRHKDPPSSPHQQISSLGRRWLSSSSTSALPGFQHGKPHCSVLQKVSEIEQREQGSQRPRSLSSSYGHNYRPNRTLPASNTLGNDFEDTKANIHLSEATELLGNGEQHSKNEPKLEEASWQPHGQQLRRGADVGHGPRLPGSEPPRRDAPLLRSQSTFQLSSEADDEPAWPEARPRTPESPVLDAPFSRAYRNSIKDAQSRVLGATSFRRRDLELGTPATSRAWRPRPASAHVGPWSPEAAAWASPHTPRERHSVTPADRDPARPAPPAPRRGPRRRLTSAQKQRSYSEPEKMNEVGVSEEAGQAPSSPRRKGLCPAESPGAGRRRTLERSGKACCALGLSGPELRQFQQSALADYVQRKTGKRPAPAPGRGLQDPPLPPPRERAQSAYPRPGPAAPDGPSLASAPSPCALREPSGQPRREAALPPAAAAGGAGEAPRAPRDRSSSFAGGRLQWEGQRGDPAPRELLGGANYGPKCAQTVDRTPGEPSSWGAAARRTGKSKSAEDLLERSDVLVVPIHVRSRSSPTADKKHQDMVLGENNSFDLVKDACYLAGPASGSLSCSERGHEDMPLLKQHPSPHWRGSGCKAVGGTSVPSECPGPLDPQQQVSKTMPCPRLLAPGMQGHLTDTRAVPLTPLSSALPSPVPSSSQAATDQLLGRDSQTGQQPLLSPAGTHRSNGHSLVQPASPRSHEPNSPEHGIEEATRMRVLLSQRPALPWVKRAHTVREDSLPEGSSSPEFANLKHYKTQQAHSSSSSTLEDTPLGTPSTPGRISLRISESVLQASLPPREDYDDEVFVKDLYPNATSSLTLELPPPPPPPLSQDTPVNSSDDFPPPPPQAMYEAELDSEDYKEPHTSSSKVAKVTVAKERPIPGIVHLAGSQIPASRSQTSVRDSETNGTSPPSAMGALPQLAGALGQEPSPGQPPPIHDPDCGTQGLEKNVSSGPQKTSEDIRTEALAKEIVHQDKSLADILDPDSKMKTTMDLMEGLFPRNVNLLKENSIKRKAMQRTINCAGYEGKRSEDKEAMGMLVNCPAYYNVSAPKAELLNKIKDMPEELNEEEEQVDVNEKKAELIGSLTHKLETLQEAKGSLLMDIKLNNALGEEVEALISEFCKPNEFDKYKMFIGDLDKVVNLLLSLSGRLARVENVLSGLGEDASNEERSSLNEKKKVLAGQHEDARELKENLDRRERVVLDILANYLSEEQLQDYQHFVKMKSTLLIEQRKLDDKIKLGQEQVKCLLESLPSDFIPKAGALALPPDLESEMASAGRCTLSGVFPTLTSPL
- the SHROOM3 gene encoding protein Shroom3 isoform X1; translation: MVSKSLFLFPLGCPPLPYQSCCWPVSDMVLSKGGCLALMFPRLGTQNSRRQQNADACGDLGPAGTDTSDSCPEDLASDPQHRKAAWLGGVKLRPKNRRSDPAGRLHSWHLTKFEENQPDVSMMQITPGTIGSPWPQRYHSSSSTSDLSNFDHAYLRQSPDHCSSQGSMESLEPSGGYPPCHLLSPAKSTSSIDQLSHLHNKRDSAYSSFSTSSSILEYPPPGISSRERSASMDTTSARGGLLEGMKQADIRYVKTVYDPRRGVSAEYEVNSSALLLQGREARASADGQGYDKWHNVPRGKGVPPPSWSQQCPSSLDTATPNLPPKVGVPLPPARSDSYAAFRQRERPSSWSSLDQKRFCRPQPNSAGSLKSPLIEEQLHPVLERSPENSPPVKPKYNYTQKAQPGQPLLPTGIYPVPSLEPHFAQVPQPFVSSNGTLYPALAKETGYTTPHGACDETATFDENGNQDGSTRPGFAFSVPLEHDSVSPVERKPESSAKCVPYKVHFPSVPENEEDTSLERQLTPLQGNSPHPNERKSTHSNKPYSHYHSLKCPQAWLVGEDKRSSGTSELWDGDLHEDHNANLQQRLERESLGQSLPNNCGRTKSAFSSLQNIPESLRRQSSLELGGGAQEGYLDGRSTSVINSKVEDSGRRALPVYRRHLDRPVSYPRPEARTSALASFPSSDSRHKDPPSSPHQQISSLGRRWLSSSSTSALPGFQHGKPHCSVLQKVSEIEQREQGSQRPRSLSSSYGHNYRPNRTLPASNTLGNDFEDTKANIHLSEATELLGNGEQHSKNEPKLEEASWQPHGQQLRRGADVGHGPRLPGSEPPRRDAPLLRSQSTFQLSSEADDEPAWPEARPRTPESPVLDAPFSRAYRNSIKDAQSRVLGATSFRRRDLELGTPATSRAWRPRPASAHVGPWSPEAAAWASPHTPRERHSVTPADRDPARPAPPAPRRGPRRRLTSAQKQRSYSEPEKMNEVGVSEEAGQAPSSPRRKGLCPAESPGAGRRRTLERSGKACCALGLSGPELRQFQQSALADYVQRKTGKRPAPAPGRGLQDPPLPPPRERAQSAYPRPGPAAPDGPSLASAPSPCALREPSGQPRREAALPPAAAAGGAGEAPRAPRDRSSSFAGGRLQWEGQRGDPAPRELLGGANYGPKCAQTVDRTPGEPSSWGAAARRTGKSKSAEDLLERSDVLVVPIHVRSRSSPTADKKHQDMVLGENNSFDLVKDACYLAGPASGSLSCSERGHEDMPLLKQHPSPHWRGSGCKAVGGTSVPSECPGPLDPQQQVSKTMPCPRLLAPGMQGHLTDTRAVPLTPLSSALPSPVPSSSQAATDQLLGRDSQTGQQPLLSPAGTHRSNGHSLVQPASPRSHEPNSPEHGIEEATRMRVLLSQRPALPWVKRAHTVREDSLPEGSSSPEFANLKHYKTQQAHSSSSSTLEDTPLGTPSTPGRISLRISESVLQASLPPREDYDDEVFVKDLYPNATSSLTLELPPPPPPPLSQDTPVNSSDDFPPPPPQAMYEAELDSEDYKEPHTSSSSKVAKVTVAKERPIPGIVHLAGSQIPASRSQTSVRDSETNGTSPPSAMGALPQLAGALGQEPSPGQPPPIHDPDCGTQGLEKNVSSGPQKTSEDIRTEALAKEIVHQDKSLADILDPDSKMKTTMDLMEGLFPRNVNLLKENSIKRKAMQRTINCAGYEGKRSEDKEAMGMLVNCPAYYNVSAPKAELLNKIKDMPEELNEEEEQVDVNEKKAELIGSLTHKLETLQEAKGSLLMDIKLNNALGEEVEALISEFCKPNEFDKYKMFIGDLDKVVNLLLSLSGRLARVENVLSGLGEDASNEERSSLNEKKKVLAGQHEDARELKENLDRRERVVLDILANYLSEEQLQDYQHFVKMKSTLLIEQRKLDDKIKLGQEQVKCLLESLPSDFIPKAGALALPPDLESEMASAGRCTLSGVFPTLTSPL
- the SHROOM3 gene encoding protein Shroom3 isoform X3, yielding MAFYPTPEYDVQLARGLFSRMLLFATRRSDPAGRLHSWHLTKFEENQPDVSMMQITPGTIGSPWPQRYHSSSSTSDLSNFDHAYLRQSPDHCSSQGSMESLEPSGGYPPCHLLSPAKSTSSIDQLSHLHNKRDSAYSSFSTSSSILEYPPPGISSRERSASMDTTSARGGLLEGMKQADIRYVKTVYDPRRGVSAEYEVNSSALLLQGREARASADGQGYDKWHNVPRGKGVPPPSWSQQCPSSLDTATPNLPPKVGVPLPPARSDSYAAFRQRERPSSWSSLDQKRFCRPQPNSAGSLKSPLIEEQLHPVLERSPENSPPVKPKYNYTQKAQPGQPLLPTGIYPVPSLEPHFAQVPQPFVSSNGTLYPALAKETGYTTPHGACDETATFDENGNQDGSTRPGFAFSVPLEHDSVSPVERKPESSAKCVPYKVHFPSVPENEEDTSLERQLTPLQGNSPHPNERKSTHSNKPYSHYHSLKCPQAWLVGEDKRSSGTSELWDGDLHEDHNANLQQRLERESLGQSLPNNCGRTKSAFSSLQNIPESLRRQSSLELGGGAQEGYLDGRSTSVINSKVEDSGRRALPVYRRHLDRPVSYPRPEARTSALASFPSSDSRHKDPPSSPHQQISSLGRRWLSSSSTSALPGFQHGKPHCSVLQKVSEIEQREQGSQRPRSLSSSYGHNYRPNRTLPASNTLGNDFEDTKANIHLSEATELLGNGEQHSKNEPKLEEASWQPHGQQLRRGADVGHGPRLPGSEPPRRDAPLLRSQSTFQLSSEADDEPAWPEARPRTPESPVLDAPFSRAYRNSIKDAQSRVLGATSFRRRDLELGTPATSRAWRPRPASAHVGPWSPEAAAWASPHTPRERHSVTPADRDPARPAPPAPRRGPRRRLTSAQKQRSYSEPEKMNEVGVSEEAGQAPSSPRRKGLCPAESPGAGRRRTLERSGKACCALGLSGPELRQFQQSALADYVQRKTGKRPAPAPGRGLQDPPLPPPRERAQSAYPRPGPAAPDGPSLASAPSPCALREPSGQPRREAALPPAAAAGGAGEAPRAPRDRSSSFAGGRLQWEGQRGDPAPRELLGGANYGPKCAQTVDRTPGEPSSWGAAARRTGKSKSAEDLLERSDVLVVPIHVRSRSSPTADKKHQDMVLGENNSFDLVKDACYLAGPASGSLSCSERGHEDMPLLKQHPSPHWRGSGCKAVGGTSVPSECPGPLDPQQQVSKTMPCPRLLAPGMQGHLTDTRAVPLTPLSSALPSPVPSSSQAATDQLLGRDSQTGQQPLLSPAGTHRSNGHSLVQPASPRSHEPNSPEHGIEEATRMRVLLSQRPALPWVKRAHTVREDSLPEGSSSPEFANLKHYKTQQAHSSSSSTLEDTPLGTPSTPGRISLRISESVLQASLPPREDYDDEVFVKDLYPNATSSLTLELPPPPPPPLSQDTPVNSSDDFPPPPPQAMYEAELDSEDYKEPHTSSSSKVAKVTVAKERPIPGIVHLAGSQIPASRSQTSVRDSETNGTSPPSAMGALPQLAGALGQEPSPGQPPPIHDPDCGTQGLEKNVSSGPQKTSEDIRTEALAKEIVHQDKSLADILDPDSKMKTTMDLMEGLFPRNVNLLKENSIKRKAMQRTINCAGYEGKRSEDKEAMGMLVNCPAYYNVSAPKAELLNKIKDMPEELNEEEEQVDVNEKKAELIGSLTHKLETLQEAKGSLLMDIKLNNALGEEVEALISEFCKPNEFDKYKMFIGDLDKVVNLLLSLSGRLARVENVLSGLGEDASNEERSSLNEKKKVLAGQHEDARELKENLDRRERVVLDILANYLSEEQLQDYQHFVKMKSTLLIEQRKLDDKIKLGQEQVKCLLESLPSDFIPKAGALALPPDLESEMASAGRCTLSGVFPTLTSPL